One segment of Pogoniulus pusillus isolate bPogPus1 chromosome 26, bPogPus1.pri, whole genome shotgun sequence DNA contains the following:
- the LOC135186957 gene encoding EZH inhibitory protein-like yields the protein MGRPRKEASGTSSPRPATAASKATPAAPPPSASAARAKAAAAGSQSRSTPAAGVPSQGRGAKSASSQPRPITPAAEVTSSSRGRSAKPESSQPRLVASRGARGGARDQHKVSAGSCSATPKKLPDARGDASSTKLGARLQKQQPEADWSGSCDRFLVPLESQDILEVEKETRGQRSNPKWYEWRENRITASVAPRIASSKFANGKTDEVPKSYLKAVVSPSPGVQTPAMSWGLRNEKVAVQAYEQLKSQAVGKPVQVEDCGLFIHQEKKWIAASPDGIVKEAATGKVLGLLEVKCPYKHRNKTVREACKDKDFCLKVDGDSYSLKRDHAYFTQVQCQLASAGFQQADFVVHTTKETAVVPVEFNAEFWGKTVPKLEKFYTQAVIPHLEEKAGGSVWGKEE from the coding sequence ATGGGGAGACCCAGGAAGGAGGCCAGTGGCACATCATCCCCTCGGCCAGCCACAGCCGCCTCTAAAGCCACCCCTGCTGCACCACCGCCCTCTGCCTCGGCCGCCCGGgccaaggctgcagctgcaggcagccaatCCAGGAGCACTCCAGCTGCTGGGGTCCCCAGCCAGGGAAGGGGTGCTAAATCAGCTTCCTCTCAGCCTAGACCTATCACTCCAGCCGCTGAGGTCACCAGCTCCAGCCGGGGGAGGAGTGCAAAGCCAGAGTCCTCTCAGCCTAGACTTGTAGCATCCCGCGGAGCCCGAGGAGGTGCTAGAGACCAGCACAAAGTATCTGCTGGCAGTTGCTCGGCGACCCCTAAGAAGTTACCTGATGCCAGAGGAGATGCCAGTTCGACCAAACTTGGTGCAcgtctgcagaagcagcagcctgaagcTGACTGGAGTGGGTCCTGTGACCGGTTCCTGGTTCCCCTGGAAAGCCAGGACATCCTAGAGGTGGAGAAGGAGACCCGGGGCCAGCGGAGCAACCCCAAGTGGTATGAGTGGCGAGAGAACCGCATCACTGCCTCTGTGGCCCCCAGGATCGCCAGCAGCAAGTTTGCCAATGGCAAGACAGATGAGGTGCCCAAGTCCTACCTGAAAGCAGTGGTGAGCCCCAGCCCGGGGGTGCAGACACCAGCCATGTCCTGGGGACTCCGCAATGAGAAGGTGGCTGTGCAGGCCTACGAGCAGCTGAAATCACAGGCAGTGGGCAAGCCAGTACAGGTGGAGGACTGTGGCCTCTTCATTCACCAGGAGAAGAAGTGGATTGCTGCCAGCCCAGATGGCATTgtcaaggaggcagccacagggaaggtcctggggctgctggaggtgaAGTGTCCCTACAAGCACAGGAACAAGACTGTGCGTGAGGCCTGCAAGGACAAAGACTTTTGCCTTAAGGTAGATGGGGACTCCTATTCCCTGAAGAGGGATCATGCCTACTTCACCCAGGTCCAGTGCCAGCTAGCATCTGCTGGCTTCCAACAGGCTGACTTCGTGGTACACACCACCAAGGAGACAGCTGTGGTCCCCGTAGAGTTTAATGCTGAGTTCTGGGGAAAGACAGTGCCCAAACTAGAGAAGTTTTACACACAGGCAGTGATTCCCCacctggaggagaaggcaggtGGCTCTGTCTGGGGCAAGGAGGAGTAG